From Toxorhynchites rutilus septentrionalis strain SRP chromosome 2, ASM2978413v1, whole genome shotgun sequence, a single genomic window includes:
- the LOC129764300 gene encoding tubulin alpha-1 chain: MRECISVHVGQAGVQIGNACWELYCLEHGIQPDGQMPSDKTIGGGDDSFNTFFSETGAGKHVPRAVFVDLEPTVVDEVRTGTYRQLFHPEQLITGKEDAANNYARGHYTIGKEIVDVVLDRIRKLADQCTGLQGFLIFHSFGGGTGSGFTSLLMERLSVDYGKKSKLEFAIYPAPQVSTAVVEPYNSILTTHTTLEHSDCAFMVDNEAIYDICRRNLDIERPTYTNLNRLIGQIVSSITASLRFDGALNVDLTEFQTNLVPYPRIHFPLVTYAPVISAEKAYHEQLSVAEITNACFEPANQMVKCDPRHGKYMACCMLYRGDVVPKDVNAAIATIKTKRTIQFVDWCPTGFKVGINYQPPTVVPGGDLAKVQRAVCMLSNTTAIAEAWARLDHKFDLMYAKRAFVHWYVGEGMEEGEFSEAREDLAALEKDYEEVGMDSGEGEGEGAEEY; encoded by the exons atg CGTGAATGTATTTCCGTACACGTTGGCCAAGCTGGTGTCCAGATTGGCAACGCCTGCTGGGAGCTGTACTGTTTGGAGCATGGAATCCAGCCAGATGGTCAGATGCCATCTGACAAGACCATCGGAGGTGGTGATGATTCATTCAACACTTTCTTCAGCGAGACTGGTGCCGGCAAGCATGTTCCACGTGCCGTCTTCGTCGATTTGGAACCAACCGTAGTTGATGAGGTCCGTACTGGAACCTACCGCCAGCTGTTCCACCCAGAGCAGTTGATCACCGGAAAGGAAGATGCTGCTAACAATTATGCTCGTGGTCACTACACCATCGGCAAGGAAATCGTGGATGTTGTGCTCGATCGCATCCGTAAGCTGGCTGACCAGTGTACCGGTCTTCAGGGATTCCTGATCTTCCACTCGTTCGGTGGTGGTACCGGATCCGGTTTCACCTCGCTGCTGATGGAGCGCTTGTCGGTTGATTATGGCAAGAAATCGAAGCTTGAGTTCGCCATTTACCCAGCCCCACAAGTTTCAACCGCCGTTGTTGAACCATACAATTCCATCTTGACCACTCACACCACTCTTGAACATTCGGATTGCGCTTTCATGGTTGACAACGAAGCCATTTACGATATCTGCCGTCGTAACCTGGACATTGAACGCCCAACGTACACGAACCTGAACCGTCTGATTGGTCAAATTGTTTCCTCAATTACCGCCTCGTTGCGATTCGATGGTGCCCTGAATGTTGATTTGACTGAGTTCCAAACTAACTTGGTGCCCTACCCACGTATCCACTTCCCGTTGGTCACCTACGCTCCTGTCATCTCCGCTGAGAAGGCTTACCATGAACAGCTGTCGGTTGCTGAAATCACCAACGCTTGTTTCGAGCCAGCCAACCAGATGGTGAAGTGTGACCCCCGTCACGGCAAGTACATGGCCTGTTGTATGCTGTACCGTGGTGATGTTGTTCCGAAGGATGTCAATGCTGCCATCGCTACCATCAAGACTAAGCGTACCATCCAGTTTGTCGACTGGTGTCCAACTGGGTTCAAGGTCGGTATCAACTACCAGCCACCAACCGTTGTTCCAGGTGGTGATCTCGCCAAGGTCCAGCGTGCCGTGTGCATGTTGTCCAACACCACTGCCATTGCCGAAGCCTGGGCCCGTCTCGATCATAAGTTCGATTTGATGTACGCCAAGCGTGCCTTCGTCCACTGGTATGTCGGTGAGGGTATGGAGGAGGGAGAATTCTCCGAAGCCCGTGAAGATTTGGCTGCCCTCGAGAAGGACTACGAGGAAGTTGGCATGGACTCTGGCGAAGGTGAAGGTGAGGGTGCTGAGGAATACTAA